The Helianthus annuus cultivar XRQ/B chromosome 15, HanXRQr2.0-SUNRISE, whole genome shotgun sequence genomic sequence AACCATTCGACCTATAATTGCGATTAATGATTCCATCGTCGTCATCTGATTGCCTACAACCCCAAAGTGCTAATCATTACATCTTTCAGATTACTCAATCGTCGCCGCACTGCCGCAGATTTCGAGGTTTCCATATCAGCGCCCTTAGGTTCTCTCAATAGCACATCCTTTTTTGTTTACGAGATTTAGTAATCAGTAGGTTTTGTATTGGATAGTTTGAGCGATGTTGGGCCTTTAAGGTCTGGGCTATTTAGTGTAAAACATAAAAGTGGGCCTAGTATAGAAAAACCTATCACAAATTTGGAGATCTTTCAATTTGGGTGGCCCTAGACCTGTACCTGGTTTGAAGCCCATTGGGCTGGCCCTGTCTCTTCCTCTAATTATCAAGCTAGCAACCATGGCTAATTCCTACTCCTTTGATCTCTTCATGCAAACCATCATAAAAGAAACCCAAATTAGTAGGGAAGAAGAGCTCACCACCCACGCACCAGACACTACTATCGCACTGGGCTTCCCAACCTTGACGAACCCATAAGGCTGGCGGCAGGAGATGTATACTGGATGGCCTAACAATTAAAATCTTAATTAGTTATACTAATAATTTCTAAAATACAAGAATTAAAGTTGGATTTTGGTAGGTTAAATTTGTTTAATTTTCTAAACTACAAAAGCTAGGTTCGTTTCTTTTCTCCATAACATTGTAAATAAAAATTCAATACATAGCATCACATAGAATTAAATCTTAAACATAATTGTCGACAACTTACAAACACATATTGTTAACAATTCTTTTATTTACAACCATTTATTAAAAACACTATCTAGGCCGAAGCTCGATCCCTTCCACAATAAGACCCCCTTTATTACGATGGTGCTCCTGAAACACCATCTCAACTTCACCTTCATCCCCATTATCACAATAGAATTCGCCCAATTCAATCTCCATCCATCCATCTTTCCTCATTGCCGCAGTATGTGCCTGCCCAAGAGTAAACTCCAGCAGCGTCTGCGCCGATTGTTCAAGATAAACATTAGGTACCTCATTTCTTACCCCGCAAAAGCAAACTATTGATTTTCCAGCCGCTGAAAGGCCCCACGAGTCCCTAGTAATTCGATACACAAGATACACTACATATGTTGTTTTTGGGGACAACATTGCACTTGCTATTCTGCCTTGGATATCAAGCCACCATACGTTTCTAAGTATACCTACCTCGGCAAACCTGCAACATTAATGGTTACACATGTATGTAACTTTGGGTTGGATCATTTAAATTTGCATAAAGATGTAACATTTGAAGGGACCTAGACCTTGATTCGGGTACATGTCCCCA encodes the following:
- the LOC110937082 gene encoding F-box protein PP2-B11, with amino-acid sequence MTESDNSASITDLPEGCVTDILSITSPRDACRAASISKAFNSAANSDAFWDRFLPPDYREIIARAVSPVVFESKKQLYISSLIMGLKLDRESGRKRYMLGARDLSIAWGNDARYWEWGHVPESRFAEVGILRNVWWLDIQGRIASAMLSPKTTYVVYLVYRITRDSWGLSAAGKSIVCFCGVRNEVPNVYLEQSAQTLLEFTLGQAHTAAMRKDGWMEIELGEFYCDNGDEGEVEMVFQEHHRNKGGLIVEGIELRPR